From Coturnix japonica isolate 7356 chromosome 1, Coturnix japonica 2.1, whole genome shotgun sequence, the proteins below share one genomic window:
- the AKAP11 gene encoding A-kinase anchor protein 11 isoform X3, with amino-acid sequence MDVYTRAQSTRTKPRISTKKSFGEGVLHSMKSLLHSRKELCSVSAEECLSQEEQDNFIEVTFIGFAEEMGTAHLQELSAVSVELPDVLKSLQLCKLKENEVIFLKDVKKTLTKPCVMKNQNQLPEVLCVMRLTPSFPKIKADYVFTLLSKYTMGVRHTVEINSLQKHRTETSRAEDDDTNQSVSSIEDDFVTAFEQLDEDEPSKMQSVGTCSSTSRSHRDAASQTIPGQCSEAVDSKIRLGSGCQKSSSARSSALFDVLRLKDLSSVKNSVTTSISDPWIQRSFYKPYNPSDQGVNFLCKTLFSSSPAESSESNCSSPSPIIFLDEEGYQKSLKAKLQLPKIPVVKDGIEDSDSEVSEFFDSFDQFDELEQTLEKSVKVIRDPILGNPSQKRRTAHEHLCSSSVTMNPQKFKFDRPTLPANVMKPTPRKPESPYSSVFDVPDSPRPVNTSGEENGGLFSPIRSSAFSPLGGCSSSECLCRISLGGDETSQNHHDALYNTYSEYADSVSFEILGSVFQSDSSSKLGGNGSKCKRIALKEEKDQAADLRKKTGKEPDKQTKSQHKSSMIRDSIQKFATDLVERSLGSAFKDLQKGVSSCTNALCHLAARLTSSVFQMAFYEIGRRRAISLKERAINGLANLLVSEAITGALKELRHVKKQIFNNTVARFAADLAEELVFEGIMEVCQFSYPSTPTAAQLSPFYYEDNVVRSYARDLSESVIQEAFIELSQVDVTFTTQAAISVSMDNVKYVSAESMLESTRTSTVFPNFNDRVGQNPIQDCKKEYTVHQALFCTSGVVSSIPVPLAGRALCQYQASSDACKTKVCTATNSDESMKVYKDCNQPFFTSRKGEEEVSSFRNIYLTSDHSQSAENNPSLLHNQNDTKQTITRSGMKSNSELTSGSKNINSFSGTMVDMIVNEAYEAISSSRLTKAVEEYTDLLTRKVVDKKPYVQYSSEDFPKNVFADHLSKYIIKQSVDESKTMLRNTNENVSCHVGSQTHVDIDGREQCVIKKQEAEKQSSVSVIVEQQMPLNNPCKLLSPTNSVQCFSESRDCWQEQKGYRFSSKSPPPCSTVTLARRVPEDMTDTGSCSMTYLNKPSKKLDNQKASSGPLTYRQADCFLHTNSFSSVMSGSEDALQMVDKSSIKDGNNSVTPDTPPPTPLVPCQASSERNLRKLSKKLKGELAKEFAPATPPSTPYNPSATGSSETECDSLDNEEFMLKLMRSLSEEVESSEDEDHSEKIAEKEERSEKTVQYADYLSSHIISIATEMAASHLHAKTNEREADRQVWLSMPNKNCGYSASVSTPEETCSSLWNYAGDVAGKVISEAKKMMKSRHCKLLKLKRVNCQVDCLYLRKGDKDHSSKEECGPVQDQCPSERDLSVLSVPQGSGLIGLTSKYPSCESVTDEYADHIIHVLKREGGNAELLMDQYASRLAYRSIKSGLRQAARKTKLRCNRNIFPGQSTLVNGKLELIKTVNKDAVQQVKSSVHHCADQTHERSNSVQRTECMELLHFSESLACSITHDVRKKLKLSGACLPKSLTDSCLYKKTEFEEIAGDLIKTRFPRTLLPFSPNHKLYHSTGSLNDNGYSESIIQAIEQYARKVADDTLEMGLESAGLQVAENRKNGDKLSYTEKLSPFSGTVCRCCSMKEHQYCTESVSHHLPLQDSSIPVRHFLHSRLDSVCQKPRVFQLEIPKIHVDVEQKTVSSDKVVAAPVERAEGELSYASVAADSGIGQDGVSFAESLTTEIMTSAMTNISQAVNISTVGREGFHSVESVVSQQMSLSIGDDSTGSWSNLSFEDEHPDESSSFLHLSDSDGTEDKDEDSKDAVEGLEHVKKTLAILNIDLEPNLVDPQLRAALQWLAASETEVSDLHFHDAATREFVILSRRLRERDWKVGDLLQAVLKYCEMIEKASDGEQTLNKSLVEWLLDNV; translated from the exons ATGGATGTCTACACAAGGGCTCAGAGCACTCGAACGAAACCGAGAATATCCACGAAAAAG AGCTTTGGTGAAGGCGTACTGCACTCTATGAAgtcactgctgcacagcaggaaaGAGTTATGCAGTGTATCAGCAGAAGAATGTTTAAGTCAGGAAGAACAAGATAATTTTATTGAG GTTACATTCATAGGTTTTGCTGAAGAGATGGGTACTGCTCATCTGCAG GAGCTGTCAGCTGTTTCTGTAGAACTTCCAGATGTTCTGAAATCACTTCAGTTGtgcaaactaaaagaaaatgaggttatttttctaaaagatGTAAAGAAAACCTTGACAAAACCCTGTGTCATGAAAAACCAG AACCAGCTTCCTGAAGTGCTTTGTGTGATGCGACTGACTCCTTCATTCCCAAAGATCAAAGCAGATTATGTATTTACCTTGCTGAGCAAGTATACCATGGGTGTAAGACACACAGTTGAAATAAACTCCCTGCAAAAACATCGAACAGAAACATCCCGGGCAGAGGATGATGATACTAATCAGTCCGTTTCTTCAATTGAAGATGATTTTGTCACTGCTTTTGAGCAGTTAGATGAAGATGAGCCTTCAAAGATGCAAAGTGTTG gGACATGCAGCTCTACTTCTCGAAGCCATCGAGATGCTGCTTCACAGACCATTCCTGGGCAATGTTCAGAAGCTGTGGACTCAAAGATCCGTCTGGGTTCAGGATGTCAAAAGTCATCATCTGCTAgatcttctgctttgtttgatGTTTTGAGACTTAAGGATCTGTCCTCAGTAAAAAATTCAGTTACAACCTCAATTTCCGACCCTTGGATACAAAGGAGTTTCTATAAGCCATATAATCCTTCTGATCAAGGTGTTAATTTTTTATGTAAAAcgctgttttcctcctctccgGCTGAATCTTCTGAATCAAATTGTTCCAGTCCAAGCCCCATTATCTTCTTAGATGAAGAAGGGTATCAGAAAAGCTTGAAGGCAAAGCTCCAGCTGCCAAAAATTCCAGTAGTGAAAGACGGTATTGAGGATTCAGACTCAGAAGTTAGTGAATTTTTTGATAGTTTTGATCAGTTTGATGAACTAGAACAAACCCTAGAAAAATCAGTTAAAGTTATTAGGGATCCCATCTTAGGGAATCCCAGCCAGAAAAGGAGAACTGCTCATGAACATTTGTGTTCTTCAAGCGTTACAATGAATCCTCAGAAATTCAAATTTGATCGTCCTACTCTTCCAGCCAATGTAATGAAACCGACTCCTCGTAAACCAGAATCACCGTATAGCAGTGTCTTTGATGTCCCAGATTCCCCTCGCCCAGTTAACACATCAGGGGAAGAGAATGGAGGCTTGTTCAGCCCTATTAGGTCATCGGCATTCAGTCCACTAGGGGGCTGTAGttcttctgaatgtttatgTCGTATCAGTCTTGGTGGAGATGAGACGAGTCAAAACCACCATGATGCACTTTATAATACTTACTCAGAATATGCTGATAgtgtttcatttgaaatactAGGTTCTGTTTTTCAATCTGACTCTTCATCAAAACTTGGAGGAAATGGTTCCAAATGCAAGAGGATtgctttgaaagaagaaaaagaccaaGCTGCAGacctcagaaagaaaactggcaAAGAAccagataaacaaacaaaatctcaaCATAAGTCATCAATGATTAGGGATAGCATTCAAAAATTTGCAACTGACTTGGTTGAAAGAAGTTTGGGCAGTGCTTTTAAGGACCTGCAGAAAGGTGTTTCTTCATGTACCAATGCACTTTGTCATTTGGCTGCTAGGTTGACATCTTCAGTCTTTCAGATGGCTTTCTATGAAATTGGAAGACGCAGAGCAATCTCCCTGAAGGAGCGTGCCATTAATGGGCTAGCAAACTTGTTGGTGAGTGAAGCTATTACTGGTGCTTTGAAAGAACTGAGACatgtaaagaaacaaatatttaacaaCACTGTTGCTAGATTTGCAGCAGACCTCGCTGAAGAACTTGTATTTGAAGGAATCATGGAAGTATGCCAGTTCTCGTATCCATCAACACCTACAGCTGCACAGCTTTCTCCATTTTATTATGAAGACAATGTGGTAAGATCATATGCCAGAGATCTGTCTGAATCTGTCATTCAAGAGGCTTTTATTGAACTGTCTCAGGTTGATGTCACCTTCACAACACAAGCAGCCATTAGTGTTTCTATGGACAACGTTAAGTATGTGAGTGCAGAAAGCATGCTAGAATCAACGCGGACTTCCACAGTTTTTCCTAATTTTAATGATAGGGTAGGACAGAATCCAATCCAAGATTGCAAGAAGGAATATACAGTACATCAAGCTCTATTTTGTACCTCCGGTGTTGTAAGTTCAATACCTGTTCCTTTAGCTGGAAGAGCTCTTTGTCAATATCAGGCTTCTTCTGATGCTTGTAAAACAAAAGTATGCACTGCTACAAATTCTGATGAAAGTATGAAAGTATACAAAGACTGCAATCAGCCATTTTTtacaagcagaaaaggagaggaggaagtCTCTTCTTTCAGGAATATATACCTAACTTCGGATCACAGTCAAAGTGCAGAAAATAATCCTTCACTCTTACATAATCAGAATGATACCAAACAAACAATTACTAGATCTGGAATGAAGAGTAACTCAGAATTAACAAGTGGGTCAAAAAACATTAATAGTTTCTCTGGAACCATGGTTGATATGATAGTAAATGAAGCTTATGAAGCCATATCCTCATCTAGACTAACAAAAGCAGTAGAAGAGTATACGGACCTTTTAACAAGAAAAGTAGTTGATAAGAAACCTTATGTGCAATATAGCAGTGAAGATTTCCCCAAGAATGTGTTTGCAGATCACCTGTCCAAGTATATCATCAAACAATCTGTGGATGAAAGTAAAACCATGCTACGCAACACTAATGAAAATGTATCATGTCATGTGGGGTCACAGACTCATGTGGATATCGATGGAAGAGAGCAATGTGTTATAAAGAAGCAAGAGGCTGAGAAACAAAGTAGTGTTTCTGTAATTGTTGAACAACAGATGCCTTTGAATAATCCATGTAAATTGCTTTCTCCAACTAATTCCgttcagtgtttttcagaatCTAGAGATTGTTGGCAGGAGCAAAAAGGATacagattttcttcaaaatcacCACCACCTTGCTCCACTGTGACTTTAGCTAGGCGTGTTCCAGAGGATATGACTGACACAGGAAGCTGCTCAATGACGTACTTAAACAAGCCCTCCAAAAAACTTGATAATCAAAAAGCATCATCAGGACCTTTGACTTACAGGCAAGCTGATTGTTTTCTGCACACAAATAGCTTTTCTTCGGTGATGTCTGGCAGTGAAGATGCTTTGCAGATGGTTGATAAATCAAGTATCAAAGATGGAAATAACAGTGTAACACCTGACACACCCCCACCAACTCCTTTAGTACCCTGTCAAGCTAGTTCTGAGAGAAACCTAAGAAAACTGTCTAAGAAACTCAAGGGAGAATTAGCAAAGGAATTTGCACCTGCAACACCACCATCTACACCTTACAATCCATCTGCTACAGGTTCATCTGAAACTGAATGTGACTCTTTGGATAATGAGGAATTTATGCTGAAACTCATGCGATCACTTTCTGAAGAAGTTGAAAGTAGCGAAGATGAAGATCATTCTGAAAAGATCGCTGAGAAGGAGGAACGTTCAGAAAAAACTGTTCAGTATGCAGATTACTTATCTAGTCATATAATTTCAATAGCAACTGAAATGGCGGCTTCCCATTTACAtgccaaaacaaatgaaagagaagctgATAGACAGGTTTGGTTGAGTATGCCAAACAAAAATTGTGGGTACTCTGCATCTGTAAGTACTCCAGAAGAGACATGCAGTTCTTTATGGAATTACGCAGGTGACGTGGCAGGAAAAGTCATCAGTGAAGCcaaaaaaatgatgaaatcaAGGCATTGTAAACTGTTGAAGTTGAAACGTGTTAACTGCCAAGTGGATTGCCTTTATCTGAGAAAAGGTGATAAAGATCATAGTTCAAAAGAAGAATGTGGCCCAGTGCAGGACCAGTGTCCTAGTGAAAGAGATTTGTCTGTACTTTCTGTACCACAAGGTTCAGGCTTGATAGGTTTAACTTCCAAGTACCCTAGCTGTGAAAGTGTGACTGATGAATATGCGGATCATATTATTCATGTTTTGAAAAGAGAAGGTGGTAACGCTGAACTGTTGATGGATCAGTACGCCAGCAGGCTTGCTTACAGGTCTATCAAATCAGGCCTACGGCAGGCTGCTAGGAAAACCAAATTGAGATGCAACAGAAACATATTTCCTGGGCAAAGTACACTGGTGAATGGTAAACTAGAACTGATCAAAACAGTGAATAAAGATGCAGTACAGCAAGTGAAAAGCAGCGTTCATCACTGTGCAGACCAAACTCACGAAAGAAGTAACAGCGTACAGAGAACAGAATGCATGGAATTGTTGCACTTTTCAGAATCTCTTGCTTGCAGCATAACGCATGATGTCAGGAAGAAACTGAAACTATCAGGAGCGTGTTTACCAAAATCTCTGACAGATTCCTGTCTATATAAAAAGACTGAATTTGAGGAAATCGCAGGGGATCTTATTAAAACAAGGTTTCCTAGGAcacttctgcctttttctccaAATCATAAACTGTATCACAGCACGGGCAGTTTGAATGACAATGGTTACAGTGAAAGCATAATTCAAGCTATAGAACAGTATGCTAGAAAAGTAGCAGATGATACTCTGGAAATGGGTTTAGAATCTGCTGGTCTCCAGgttgctgaaaacagaaaaaatgggGATAAGCTTTCGTATACTGAGAAACTGTCTCCTTTTTCTGGAACTGTCTGTAGATGCTGCAGTATGAAGGAACATCAGTACTGTACAGAAAGTGTATCTCATCATTTACCTCTGCAAGATTCCTCTATTCCAGTGAGGCATTTTCTTCATTCCAGGTTGGACAGTGTCTGCCAAAAGCCAAGAGTCTTTCAGCTTGAAATTCCTAAAATTCATGTTGATGTAGAACAGAAGACAGTGTCCTCTGATAAGGTGGTTGCTGCACCTGTtgaaagagcagagggagagcTGAGTTACGCAAGTGTGGCTGCTGACAGTGGTATTGGGCAAGATGGAGTCAGTTTTGCTGAAAGCCTTACTACTGAGATAATGACATCAGCTATGACTAATATCAGTCAGGCAGTTAATATAAg CACTGTTGGAAGAGAAGGATTTCACTCTGTTGAATCTGTTGTTAGCCAGCAGATGAGCCTTAGTATTGGTGATGATAGCACTGGCAGCTGGTCAAATCTAAGTTTCGAAGATGAACATCCTGATGAGAGCAGCAGTTTTCTTCATCTCAGTGACAG tgatgGAACAGAAGATAAAGATGAGGACTCCAAGGATGCTGTAGAAG gTTTGGAGCATGTAAAAAAGACTTTAGCCATATTAAATATAGACCTGGAACCAAATCTAGTGGAcccccagctcagagcagcactccAGTGGCTGGCAGCTTCTGAAACAGAGGTGTCTGATCTGCACTTTCACGATGCTGCTACAAGGGAATTTGTCATA CTTTCCAGAAGACTGCGAGAAAGAGATTGGAAAGTGGGAGATCTCTTGCAAGCAGTATTGAAGTACTGTGAAATGATAGAGAAGGCATCCGATGGAGAGCAAACCCTTAATAAGTCTTTGGTTGAGTGGCTTCTGGATAACGTCTGA